TACAGATCTAGTGTCATAATGGGAGTTTTgttgggatgcatgatattatggGCATGATATctatattagcttaaaagtgaattatcagtgccagcagatatgaaaatttctgctgattttttcaAAGGGTATTTTGGctaaaatctgcctatatcagctgttaatattgttGGTATGAACAAATAAGTCAGTGGCGTTCTAGGTTGGAACACAAACCAACATCAGCTgaacactttttctgttttatcattattttttacatttaagtgtttttaaaggactgGAATTTGTTGATCCTCAGCCTTTAAATTGTGTGATTTAAGGACCTAAGTTTTAGGTCTATCCTACACTTAgatatcaatatcagtatcaacTTAAATTTATtcgtaaatatcagcatatcagacaTCAGCACAAATCCAATATTATGCATCCCTAGAGTTTAGCATTCTACCATATAAAAGAATGCAAAGTTATTACTAGTCACACATGAAGTATAATATGTCCAACTTTTAACGTTAAATAGATTTTAGAGAATAAACAGGTTAAATACTGTGGTTGAATATCCTGAACTGATCAGTTAACTCTGCTTGGGCTCCTCAGGGCCCTCCAACAGATGCACCAGCTGTTGACACAGCTGAGCAGGTGTACATATCATCTCTGGCCCTGCTCAAGGTAAGCTCATAGCATCTGAACAAAAAAGTCCCTCTaagttttggacattttttttgttatttgataaaatataaaggattttattattattgaaaaaaaagtaacactCACACACGTTTGCTCttcatcagatgttgaaacacgGCCGTGCTGGTGTACCAATGGAAGTCATGGGACTGATGTTGGGAGAATTTGTTGACGACTACACAGTGCGAGTGATTGATGTGTTTGCCATGCCTCAGTCAGGAACCGTATGTACTTACTTACTGTCTTTACTTATTAAGATAATATGTAATAGAAATAATGATTCCTAAGTCTTCTTTTAGCAGATCAGTTAGTAGGAGTCATTCATTTCTGGTTTTCTTAATAAGTTAGGTATgaaatggatgtttttttttgtaattgtttggggggggggggaggcACCGTTAATGTACTTTTTCCTGGCTCATCATTACTAGTTGATGTTTTTCCATCCTACAGGGTGTGAGTGTTGAAGCAGTGGACCCTGTGTTCCAGGCCAAGATGTTGGACATGTTGAAGCAGACTGGCAGGTAAAATATCAACAGGCATTAATAGTTCAGAATTAGGAAAAGTTCTTGATCTTTTTTCATAcattgattaaaatgttttggaaccttgtgtattaaaaaataagtcTTCAGATGTTCGTTATCCCTAACCATGTCAATGGAAATCCAtacatacatgtttttattggaCTGCATTTCCATAACGTGTTAGCAcatattttggcaaattcttttaaaatctttttgatATCCTCTTAATATGTTTTCTGTCCTTCATCATCCTGTCCATCAGACCAGAGATGGTGGTAGGTTGGTACCACAGTCACCCTGGTTTTGGCTGTTGGTTGTCTGGTGTggacataaacacacagcagagCTTCGAGGCTCTGTCAGAGCGCGCCGTCGCTGTGGTGGTTGATCCCATTCAGAGTGTCAAAGGAAAGGTAAAGATTTTTGGCTGCTGTCTGTAGGTGCACTTATACAGTACAAGATGTCATTTGAAGTAAAAGCTCAAAGTGAATTAGAAATAACTTTTGTCGTGTGCTGTCTGTTTTCTGCAGGTTGTTATTGATGCCTTCAGATTGATCAATGCCAACATGATGGTTTTGGGTCATGAGCCAAGGCAAACCACATCCAACCTGGGTCATCTGAACAAGCCCTCAATCCAGGTAACACACTCCACACTGCACCATCAGCATTGATTGAGATAATTCTCTGACAAGTATAGCATGTTAATTCTGTTGTTATATCttgttcttaattttttttttttgtaatgtttccAGGCTCTTATTCATGGACTTAACAGACACTACTACTCCATCACCATCAATTACAGGAAAAATGAGCTGGAGCAAAAGGTTTgtgcagaaacattttcaaatgatATGTTTACTGATATGTATTA
This sequence is a window from Cheilinus undulatus linkage group 1, ASM1832078v1, whole genome shotgun sequence. Protein-coding genes within it:
- the psmd14 gene encoding 26S proteasome non-ATPase regulatory subunit 14, producing the protein MDRLLRLGGGMPGLGQGPPTDAPAVDTAEQVYISSLALLKMLKHGRAGVPMEVMGLMLGEFVDDYTVRVIDVFAMPQSGTGVSVEAVDPVFQAKMLDMLKQTGRPEMVVGWYHSHPGFGCWLSGVDINTQQSFEALSERAVAVVVDPIQSVKGKVVIDAFRLINANMMVLGHEPRQTTSNLGHLNKPSIQALIHGLNRHYYSITINYRKNELEQKMLLNLHKKSWMEGLTLQDYSEHCKLNETIVKEMLELAKNYNKAVEEEDKMTPEQLAIKNVGKQDPKRHLEEHVDVLMTSNIVQCLAAMLDTVVFQ